The sequence CGTCGTGTCGGTGGGCAGGCATTCCATCACTGCTCTCGCACGCCACACACTCGAGCATGACGCGCACTATCGGTACGTCGGGCACCTGGAGGATCTTGCCGGCCTTCGCCGTCTCTCATATGAGCCCGTGATCGATCTCGTATTGCAGACGGATCCCAATCCGGACAGCGAAGAGACCGTGACGCTCATCGATTTCTGCCGCAGCCATCACATCGGCTACGGGTTCTTCCCTCCTGTATTCTCTGATGTTCCGCACCAACTCAGAATCGAACGGCTGGGCATGCTGCCTATGATGCGCTTTCAGCCGACGCCTCTCGATGGCTGGGGACGCGTGGTGAAGCGGGCAGGAGATATCGTCGCGAGCGCCGCACTCCTGATCGTCCTCTCCCCCCTTCTGTTATTCCTTGCACTGGGCATTCTGCTCGATAGCGGATGGCCGGTGTTCTTCGTTTCGCCGCGCGTGGGTGACTTTGGCCGTCGCCGGATTCCAATGCTCAAGTTTCGCTCCATGGTGTGTGATGCCGAAGCGCAGAAACAAGAGCTCGTGCACCTGAGCCATCGCAGCGACGGTCCGCTCTTCAAGATCAAGTGCGATCCCCGCGTGACCCGCTTCGGGCATTTTTTGCGTCGCTGGTCGTTCGATGAATTGCCACAGCTCCTCAATGTGCTGATGGGGCAGATGTCCCTCGTGGGTCCGCGTCCGCACCTGCCAGAAGAGGTGGATCGGTACACGCACATTCAGCGGCGCGTCTTCGCCGTGCGTCCGGGCATGACGGGGCTCTCACAGGTGACGGGCCGCAGCTCCCTCCCCTTCGACGAAGAGGTGAGGCATGATCTGCAGTACGTGGAAGAGTGGTCACCGCTCCTGGATTTGTGGATTATGTGGCGGACGATTTTTACGGTGCTAAAGAGGGATGGGGCGGAGTGAGGCAGCTGGTTAGCCTGTTCGCTTGTTAGTTGGTTAGGTTTTTCTATATAAGCCAACAAGCTAACCAGCGAAGAAGCTAGAACAGCCCCATCTGCGGCTCGCCCGCCTTTGGCGCATCTTGTTCCGCGTTGCCGAATCGGCGTAAGTACGCCATCGCCCGCTTGCCGTAGGATTTGGTCTTGAGCCGGTCGTCAGTGACGAGCACCTCGCCCTGGAACGTGCGGTGACGGCAGAACGTCCGCAGTAAGCGGAACAGCCGGTGTTCCAGCCGCGGGAGGAAATAGTCCTCAAACGCATTCGGATAGTGCGCGGCGCGGCGCGAGAGCACGGTGTGCGATGGATGATCGAAGGGGAGTGAGGCGATGATCAGGCGGTCCACGATTTCGGCAGGCAATTCAACATCCTCGTATCCCCACGGCGTTAAGAGCCACAGGGCCGGAGCAGGTGCGGCCAGAAACTCCGCCGTCATCCGCTCCAGTCCCCCGCTCAAATTCTGGCAGATCATTTCTACCCCCTTCTTTTCCAGTTCTGCCGTGTACTCCACGTATTTCTCTTCAATGATGCGCCGACTGCCGACGAGCACGACGGATTTTCCGGGCGGGGGGTTTCTCAAAAGATCATCGAGCGCCAGATCTGTGCGGATGGAAAGCGGGAGGGTAAAGGGCGGAAACGGTGTTGCGGCGGGCAGATCGGTGGCAGGAAGAATCTCACGCAGCGTCGCACTGCTTCCCGGCGGAATCGTGAGGATCGTCGGGTGTGCCTCGTACAGGAGTGACGAGAGCAGCGGACCGATACGTTCCGGCACGGATTGAACCGATTGGCTGCCTCCCTGACGCTGCTCGATCCATGCGATGCGGCGTGCGAGGAGTTCGGGGGTGAGGATACGATCCAGATCCATGAGGTCGCGGCGCGGTAATTCCGGCAGGGTTTCATCCGAGATGAATGGGACGATTCTCTCTCTGAGCACACGCGCCTCTTTGGTCTCGAGATCCTGACTCGTCAGGTAGCGCACGTCCTGAAACGCACGCACGCGCTCGATCCACAGCTGGAGGAGATCCAGAAACCCCGTGAGATCCGCCCTGCCCTCTGCGGCGGCACGCAGGTGATCCAGCACCGCCTGCCACTTGAATGCCCTGGTGGCAGTATCTTCGAGCATGGAGACGTCGGTGATGAGGATGCGGGTATTTGGCGAGAGGGCGCGATGTCCGGGGTGCTCAGGATTCGCAAGGATCGAAAGAAACTGCTGGTGATCAATGAGGACGACCGAAGGCGTATTCTGGAATTGCCGGTGGTAGGTTTCTGATTGATTGGTGCAAGCGAGCTTGCCGTACCACACGGCGCGCTCCTCACCGTGCACGGGCAGGTCACGGTGGGCAGCAGGACGGTACCAGCGCACCTTCACGGCGAGCGTCGCCTCGTCGGAGGTGAAGGATGGCTGCAGGAGCAGGGCCTCGGCCGCATCGGGATCCAGAAGCAGAGCGGCGGGCATGAGCACGCGTGATTCCCCTTCAGGCAGAGTGAGCCCGCGCACGCTCGCTTCCAGGTTTTTCACGATGATCCACGTGGGGTCTTTGGCAGCGAGGGCGGTATCGACGATGCGTTGCAACGTCTGAGGTGCGAGGGAATCTTCGATGAGCGTGACGCCAGATTTTTGGCTCTCCGGCAGGCTCACGCGGTCACCGGCGGCCTGCTTCTTTCCGCGCGTTGGCCGCGTGCCCGAGAGCATCCACTTGGGTCGTTTGGCTGCAGGCACCGTCGGCAGCACTTCGGCCAGACGCCGGTACCCCGGGGAGCTTAAGGAAAAAACTTCAAAGAGCGCGCGCAATTCATCCGGCGGGAGTTCCTGCAGGCGTTCCCAGCACTTTCCCAGAAGTTCTACGGTGGCGTGCACGTCTCCGAGCGCCCGGTGTACGGGGTCATGGCGGAGTTTTAGAACCGCACTCACATAGCCAAGCGAGTAGCTGCTGAGCTCGGGAAACACCAGTGATGCGAGCATGGAAGTATCGATCCACGCCCGTTCCGAGAGGTCGATGCCCTCCCCTTTCAACATGCGGATATCGAAGCCCACGTTCTGTCCGACGATCAGTGTGTCTGCGCCGATTTTGGATTCGATCGTGGCCCGCACCTGCTCGAACGACGGTTTGCCCGTGAGCATCTGCGGCGTGATGTGCGTGAGCACCTGCACGGTGGGCGGAACATCCTCGGGAATGGAAATGAGCGTCTCAAATTCCTCAGCCACTTTTCCATTCTCCATGCGTACCGATGCAAATTCGATCACGCGGTTCGCGCGGGGCACGAAGCCCGTTGTTTCGGTATCGAGGACGACGAAGGGCAATGAAGGAAGGTGCACATCCCGATACTAGAGCGGGGAGCCCTCTGCTGCCAGCAATCAACCCTGTGCCACTTCTTCTGTCGGCTCTTTGTCCGAAGCTTCGGCAGGAGCAGCTTCCTCCTGGGGAGCTTCTGCAGGAGCGGACCCTGCGAGTGCTCCTTCTCCTTTGAGCTCGGCCAGTTTTGCTTTGAAGGCCGGCAATTCCTCGTAGTTGTACATATCGAGTTCGTAGCCTGTGAGCTCGGTGGCCAGGCGGATGTTCTGCCCCTTCTTGCCGATGGCCATGGGGCGCTGTGCCTCTTCCACGAATACGGCTGCGCGTTTCTTGATCCGGCGACCGGCATCATCGACACGTTCCTGATCGTTGACGATGATCACGGCCGAGATGGAGGCCGGTTGCAGGGCAGTCGAGATCAGTCTGATCGGATCATCCGACCACTCGATCATGTCCACCCGCTCGCCGTTGATCTCTTCCATCACCGCCTGAATGCGCACGCCTTTCTGACCCACGCAGGCCCCGATGGGATCGATGCGCGGATCGCTGCTCGAGACGGCGACCTTGCTGCGGAAGCCCGCATCCCGCGCGATAGCCCTGATGGTGACATCACCGTTACGGACCTCGGGGATTTCGAGCTCGAGCAGTTTGCGTACCAGCCCCGCATGCGTGCGCGAGATTCTGAGCTGCGGCCCCTTGCCGGTGAGCTCCACTTTATCCAGGTACACGCGAATGCGCTTGCCGGTGTAGTAGTGCTCGCCCGGAATCTGCTCCCTCCACGGCAGGCTGACAGCCATACCCTCGATTTCCAGTGTCACCCAGTTGGGCTCCACTTTGG is a genomic window of Candidatus Peribacter riflensis containing:
- a CDS encoding transcription elongation factor NusA yields the protein MRASFIAAINQICAEKSVSPEQVLEAVKQAIATAYRKDYGNKEQEIRVDLEEGKDQPTILLVKEVVEGVENENFEVSVKDARKVKPDADVGDEITIDVTPVGYGRIAAQAAKQVILQKLQEAEKQSLYEMFKDRENELLTATVTKVEPNWVTLEIEGMAVSLPWREQIPGEHYYTGKRIRVYLDKVELTGKGPQLRISRTHAGLVRKLLELEIPEVRNGDVTIRAIARDAGFRSKVAVSSSDPRIDPIGACVGQKGVRIQAVMEEINGERVDMIEWSDDPIRLISTALQPASISAVIIVNDQERVDDAGRRIKKRAAVFVEEAQRPMAIGKKGQNIRLATELTGYELDMYNYEELPAFKAKLAELKGEGALAGSAPAEAPQEEAAPAEASDKEPTEEVAQG
- a CDS encoding undecaprenyl-phosphate galactose phosphotransferase, producing the protein MAALLLAYRLREAQMDLIPGVQLLEPATTLPALPFYADTFVAPSVGAFLLLSAVLGLYALRSTKSAWREMGNVMIASLLWLVAVVAWFFFVEKQLFYSRILLFHAVFFLVAFSITGRTTLVLLQRSLLRLGIGVRTVVSVGRHSITALARHTLEHDAHYRYVGHLEDLAGLRRLSYEPVIDLVLQTDPNPDSEETVTLIDFCRSHHIGYGFFPPVFSDVPHQLRIERLGMLPMMRFQPTPLDGWGRVVKRAGDIVASAALLIVLSPLLLFLALGILLDSGWPVFFVSPRVGDFGRRRIPMLKFRSMVCDAEAQKQELVHLSHRSDGPLFKIKCDPRVTRFGHFLRRWSFDELPQLLNVLMGQMSLVGPRPHLPEEVDRYTHIQRRVFAVRPGMTGLSQVTGRSSLPFDEEVRHDLQYVEEWSPLLDLWIMWRTIFTVLKRDGAE
- a CDS encoding putative ATP-dependent DNA helicase DinG — encoded protein: MHLPSLPFVVLDTETTGFVPRANRVIEFASVRMENGKVAEEFETLISIPEDVPPTVQVLTHITPQMLTGKPSFEQVRATIESKIGADTLIVGQNVGFDIRMLKGEGIDLSERAWIDTSMLASLVFPELSSYSLGYVSAVLKLRHDPVHRALGDVHATVELLGKCWERLQELPPDELRALFEVFSLSSPGYRRLAEVLPTVPAAKRPKWMLSGTRPTRGKKQAAGDRVSLPESQKSGVTLIEDSLAPQTLQRIVDTALAAKDPTWIIVKNLEASVRGLTLPEGESRVLMPAALLLDPDAAEALLLQPSFTSDEATLAVKVRWYRPAAHRDLPVHGEERAVWYGKLACTNQSETYHRQFQNTPSVVLIDHQQFLSILANPEHPGHRALSPNTRILITDVSMLEDTATRAFKWQAVLDHLRAAAEGRADLTGFLDLLQLWIERVRAFQDVRYLTSQDLETKEARVLRERIVPFISDETLPELPRRDLMDLDRILTPELLARRIAWIEQRQGGSQSVQSVPERIGPLLSSLLYEAHPTILTIPPGSSATLREILPATDLPAATPFPPFTLPLSIRTDLALDDLLRNPPPGKSVVLVGSRRIIEEKYVEYTAELEKKGVEMICQNLSGGLERMTAEFLAAPAPALWLLTPWGYEDVELPAEIVDRLIIASLPFDHPSHTVLSRRAAHYPNAFEDYFLPRLEHRLFRLLRTFCRHRTFQGEVLVTDDRLKTKSYGKRAMAYLRRFGNAEQDAPKAGEPQMGLF